In a genomic window of Variovorax paradoxus:
- the ligD gene encoding DNA ligase D: protein MARTAALKRYKEKRNFAITPEPAEGGESLPGALQFVVQKHWARSLHYDFRIEIDGTMKSWAVPKGPSYDPHDKRMAMHVEDHPVSYNAFEGEIPAKQYGAGKVIVWDKGFWVPLGDVRKDYRAGHIKFELHGHKLRGRWALVRMKARKEGSGDPWLLIKERDELAREAADFSVVDQFPDSVAALAMPQASTVSKPVAKKAARTRAGWPEEAVEAEPPARLAPLLATLVDGPPPNPGDWLYEIKFDGYRLLARIEGKQVRLFTRNGHDWSDRMPHLVRAIQRMKLKPGWLDGEIVVLDEAGRTDFQALQSAFDSTRTQDIVYFLFDLPYYGGHDLRAVPLVERRALLERLLADPPPEIRFSAVFDAPPEDIVASACRIGLEGVIGKRRDSAYRSRRSPDWIKLKCARRQEFVVVGYTDPQGSRTGFGSLLLGVHDDHGELVFSGGVGTGFNERMLGEIFARLQPLAVDKSPFKQRIENERRAHWVKPVLVAEVAFSEWTQDGHVRHPVFHALRSDKPAKQIVREAPVATRAADRAPAKTQAKTPTKGPAATLPANFKVSHADRVVDTSTGITKVEVVRFYGLVAPLMMEHLRGRPVSLVRAPRGIGGQLFFQKHLEDGSIEGIRQLDPALWPAHPALIEVAAALGLPGAAQMNVIELHTLNAVKSAIDKPDRMTFDLDPGEGVDWPVMLQAVELMRVILVELGLVPFCKTSGGKGLHVVVPLRRVHGWDAVKDFSQAIVRHMARTLPQLFVAKSGPSNRVGRIFIDYLRNGFGATTVSAWSVRARPGMGVSVPVAWDEVPDLRGGAHWTLRDIHTRLDRGNAPWEGYAKGARSPNAAMKMLGFDAKKAGGRGR from the coding sequence ATGGCGCGCACCGCCGCACTGAAGCGCTACAAGGAAAAGCGCAATTTCGCCATCACGCCCGAGCCCGCCGAGGGCGGCGAGTCGCTGCCCGGCGCATTGCAGTTCGTGGTGCAGAAGCACTGGGCGCGCAGCCTGCACTACGACTTCCGCATCGAGATCGACGGCACCATGAAGAGCTGGGCCGTGCCCAAGGGCCCGAGTTACGACCCGCACGACAAGCGCATGGCGATGCATGTGGAAGACCATCCGGTGTCGTACAACGCCTTCGAGGGCGAGATTCCCGCGAAGCAGTACGGCGCGGGCAAGGTGATCGTCTGGGACAAGGGCTTCTGGGTGCCGCTGGGCGATGTGCGCAAGGACTACCGCGCGGGCCACATCAAGTTCGAGCTGCATGGCCACAAGCTGCGCGGGCGCTGGGCGCTGGTGCGCATGAAGGCGCGCAAGGAGGGCAGCGGCGATCCGTGGCTCTTGATCAAGGAGCGCGACGAGCTCGCGCGCGAGGCCGCGGACTTCAGCGTGGTCGACCAGTTCCCCGACAGCGTGGCCGCGCTCGCGATGCCGCAGGCGAGCACGGTGTCGAAGCCCGTCGCGAAGAAGGCGGCGCGAACACGCGCCGGGTGGCCCGAAGAAGCCGTCGAGGCCGAGCCGCCAGCCAGGCTCGCGCCGTTGCTCGCCACGCTGGTCGACGGGCCGCCGCCGAATCCAGGCGACTGGCTCTACGAGATCAAGTTCGACGGCTACCGGCTGCTCGCGCGCATCGAGGGCAAGCAGGTGCGCCTGTTCACGCGCAACGGCCATGACTGGAGCGATCGCATGCCGCACCTGGTGCGCGCGATCCAGCGCATGAAGCTGAAGCCGGGCTGGCTCGACGGCGAGATCGTCGTGCTCGACGAGGCCGGCCGCACCGACTTCCAGGCGCTGCAGAGCGCCTTCGACAGCACGCGCACCCAGGACATCGTCTATTTCCTGTTCGACCTGCCGTACTACGGCGGCCACGACCTGCGCGCCGTGCCGCTGGTCGAGCGGCGCGCGCTGCTCGAGCGGCTGCTCGCCGATCCGCCGCCCGAGATCCGCTTCAGCGCGGTGTTCGACGCACCGCCCGAGGACATCGTGGCCTCGGCCTGCCGCATCGGGCTCGAGGGCGTGATCGGCAAGCGGCGCGACAGCGCCTACCGCTCGCGCCGTTCGCCCGACTGGATCAAGCTCAAGTGCGCGCGCAGGCAGGAGTTCGTGGTCGTCGGCTACACCGACCCGCAGGGTTCGCGCACGGGCTTCGGCTCGCTGCTGCTCGGCGTGCACGACGACCACGGCGAGTTGGTGTTCTCGGGCGGCGTGGGCACGGGCTTCAACGAACGCATGCTGGGCGAGATCTTCGCGCGGCTCCAGCCGCTCGCGGTCGACAAGAGTCCGTTCAAGCAGCGCATCGAGAACGAGCGCCGCGCGCACTGGGTCAAGCCGGTGCTGGTGGCCGAGGTCGCGTTCTCGGAATGGACGCAGGATGGCCATGTGCGCCACCCGGTGTTCCATGCGCTGCGCAGCGACAAGCCCGCGAAGCAGATCGTGCGCGAGGCGCCGGTGGCCACGCGCGCGGCGGACCGGGCGCCGGCGAAGACCCAGGCGAAGACCCCGACGAAAGGCCCGGCCGCCACCTTGCCCGCCAACTTCAAGGTCTCGCATGCCGACCGCGTGGTCGATACCTCGACCGGCATCACCAAGGTCGAGGTGGTGCGCTTCTACGGCCTGGTCGCGCCGCTGATGATGGAGCATTTGCGCGGCCGGCCGGTGTCGCTGGTGCGCGCGCCGCGCGGCATCGGCGGGCAGCTGTTCTTCCAGAAGCATCTCGAGGACGGCAGCATCGAGGGCATCCGCCAGCTCGACCCCGCGCTGTGGCCCGCGCATCCCGCGCTGATCGAGGTGGCGGCGGCGCTCGGCCTGCCGGGCGCGGCGCAGATGAACGTGATCGAGCTGCACACCTTGAACGCCGTCAAGTCCGCGATCGACAAGCCCGACCGGATGACCTTCGACCTCGACCCCGGCGAAGGCGTCGACTGGCCCGTGATGCTGCAGGCCGTGGAGCTGATGCGCGTGATCCTGGTCGAGCTCGGGCTCGTGCCCTTCTGCAAGACCAGCGGCGGCAAGGGCCTGCACGTGGTGGTGCCGCTGCGCCGCGTGCACGGCTGGGACGCGGTGAAGGATTTCTCGCAGGCCATCGTGCGCCACATGGCGCGCACCCTGCCGCAACTCTTCGTGGCGAAGAGCGGACCCTCGAACCGCGTGGGCCGCATCTTCATCGACTACCTGCGCAACGGCTTCGGCGCGACCACGGTCAGCGCCTGGTCGGTGCGCGCGCGGCCGGGCATGGGCGTGTCGGTGCCGGTGGCATGGGACGAGGTGCCCGACCTGCGCGGCGGCGCGCACTGGACCTTGCGCGACATCCACACGCGGCTCGATCGCGGCAATGCGCCGTGGGAGGGCTATGCGAAGGGGGCGCGCAGTCCGAATGCGGCGATGAAGATGCTCGGCTTCGACGCGAAGAAGGCCGGCGGCCGCGGCCGCTGA
- a CDS encoding porin yields the protein MKTTTLALSLLAATGGAAAQSALTVFGVIDAGISHYSTRSRSWGLAAPRQITQSQTALSPSGYASSRLGFRGTEDLGGGLAAGFWLEAPLANDNGGGIGNFGRRSTLSLSGPFGELRLGRDYTASFWNDGVFDPFGVNGVGTNLIAVVNSNLAASRALATGGLLNGALSAGTDSYLRTSNALSYFLPPGLGGFYGQVQYALHENVKASDASDSPSGRGRYAGARVGWTGGPADVALGYGESTLVSAAPGGEKIRSLNLGGSYDFGAVKLFGEWSRVRNARDDAGPFGSRVTDRYDGFVAGLNMPVGPGVVRASFARVNFSNGNGMPGGNASVDKLALGYVHNLSRRTALYATVARIGIRDGHNNPGVMGVTPLVLSLPAIFPQAAYVTKGGMEPRGATGYDVGIRHAF from the coding sequence ATGAAGACCACCACGCTGGCCCTGTCGCTGCTGGCCGCCACGGGCGGTGCCGCCGCGCAATCCGCCCTCACCGTGTTCGGCGTCATCGACGCCGGCATCAGCCACTACAGCACCCGCAGCCGGTCCTGGGGCCTCGCGGCGCCGCGCCAGATCACGCAGAGCCAGACCGCGCTCTCGCCCTCGGGCTACGCGTCCAGCCGGCTGGGCTTTCGCGGCACCGAGGACCTGGGCGGCGGCCTCGCGGCCGGCTTCTGGCTCGAGGCGCCGCTGGCCAACGACAACGGCGGCGGCATCGGCAACTTCGGCCGCCGCTCCACCCTGAGCCTCTCGGGACCGTTCGGCGAACTGCGCCTGGGCCGCGACTACACCGCCTCGTTCTGGAACGACGGCGTGTTCGATCCCTTCGGCGTCAACGGCGTCGGCACCAACCTGATCGCCGTGGTCAACAGCAACCTCGCCGCCTCGCGGGCGCTCGCCACCGGCGGCCTGCTCAACGGCGCGCTCTCGGCCGGCACCGACAGCTACCTGCGCACCAGCAACGCCCTCAGCTACTTCCTGCCGCCGGGGCTCGGCGGCTTCTACGGCCAGGTGCAGTACGCCTTGCACGAGAACGTGAAGGCGAGCGACGCGAGCGACAGCCCGTCCGGCCGCGGCCGCTATGCCGGCGCGCGCGTGGGATGGACCGGCGGTCCGGCCGACGTGGCGCTGGGCTACGGCGAGAGCACGCTCGTGAGCGCCGCGCCCGGCGGCGAGAAGATCAGGAGCCTGAACCTCGGCGGCTCCTACGACTTCGGCGCGGTGAAGCTGTTCGGCGAATGGTCCCGCGTGCGGAATGCGCGCGACGACGCCGGCCCGTTCGGCAGCCGGGTCACCGACCGCTACGACGGCTTCGTCGCCGGACTCAACATGCCGGTGGGGCCGGGCGTCGTGCGCGCCTCGTTCGCGCGCGTGAATTTCAGCAACGGCAACGGCATGCCCGGCGGCAACGCCTCGGTCGACAAGCTGGCGCTGGGCTACGTGCACAACCTGTCCCGGCGCACCGCGCTCTATGCGACGGTGGCGCGCATCGGCATCCGCGACGGCCACAACAATCCGGGCGTGATGGGTGTCACCCCGCTGGTGCTGAGCCTGCCGGCGATCTTTCCGCAGGCGGCCTACGTGACCAAGGGCGGCATGGAGCCGCGCGGCGCGACCGGCTACGACGTCGGCATCCGGCACGCCTTCTGA
- a CDS encoding quinone oxidoreductase, giving the protein MPQAIRFHETGGPEVLRLENVEVADPGPGQARVRHSFIAVNFIDIYFRTGRYPLALPDGLGSDAVGVVEAVGPGVTEVKAGDRVGYLTGPQGAYSQVRVMPAAVLIPLPEGLPDRTAATLMMKGMTAQYLFRQVRPLQAGETILYHAAAGGVGLIACQWARALGVTMIGTVGTDEKAALARAAGCAHVIVTARENTVERVREITGGRGVPVVYDSVGKDTLMDSLDCLQPRGTLVSNGTSSGSVVIDSQLLAAKGSLWMTRPAMAHYIQPRAHMLGMARELFDHVLAGRIVSEPQRSFALADAAQAHRALESRQTAGSTVLVP; this is encoded by the coding sequence ATGCCCCAAGCCATCCGCTTCCACGAGACCGGCGGTCCCGAAGTCCTGCGGCTCGAGAACGTCGAGGTCGCGGACCCCGGCCCCGGCCAGGCGCGCGTGCGCCACAGCTTCATCGCGGTCAACTTCATCGACATCTACTTCCGCACCGGCCGCTATCCGCTGGCGCTGCCCGACGGGCTGGGCTCGGACGCGGTCGGCGTGGTGGAGGCCGTCGGTCCCGGCGTGACGGAGGTCAAGGCCGGGGACCGCGTGGGCTACCTCACGGGTCCGCAGGGCGCCTACTCGCAGGTCCGCGTGATGCCCGCCGCGGTGCTGATCCCGCTGCCCGAAGGCCTCCCCGACCGCACCGCCGCCACGCTGATGATGAAGGGCATGACGGCGCAGTACCTGTTCCGCCAGGTCCGTCCGCTGCAGGCCGGCGAGACCATCCTCTACCACGCGGCCGCCGGCGGCGTCGGCCTGATCGCCTGCCAGTGGGCGCGCGCCCTGGGCGTCACGATGATCGGCACCGTCGGCACCGACGAGAAGGCGGCGCTCGCCCGGGCCGCCGGCTGCGCCCACGTCATCGTGACCGCGCGCGAGAACACCGTCGAGCGCGTGCGCGAGATCACCGGCGGCCGCGGCGTGCCGGTGGTCTACGACTCGGTGGGCAAGGACACGCTGATGGATTCGCTGGACTGCCTGCAGCCGCGCGGCACGCTGGTCAGCAACGGCACCTCCTCGGGCTCGGTGGTGATCGACTCGCAGCTGCTCGCGGCCAAGGGCTCGCTGTGGATGACGCGGCCGGCGATGGCGCACTATATCCAGCCGCGCGCCCACATGCTCGGGATGGCGCGCGAGCTGTTCGACCACGTGCTGGCCGGGCGCATCGTCAGCGAGCCGCAACGCAGCTTCGCGCTCGCCGATGCGGCGCAGGCCCATCGCGCGCTCGAGTCACGCCAGACGGCCGGATCGACCGTGCTGGTTCCCTGA
- a CDS encoding tripartite tricarboxylate transporter substrate binding protein yields MPRLMHLAALLVAAASALGSPWTHAYTDKPVKMIVPAPPGGTIDVLARIVGDQLARDIGQPVVVENRPGAGGAIAVKYLLSQPADGQTLMMTASNVLTEVPHVLRGGFDPLKDVQPVALMARSSLLLIASPQFPARDAKEVIAYVKAHPDQVSYASYSAGTASQYAGAILNQAAGLDMQHVPYPGSAPALAQVMGGQVPLMFDGSVTARPLIAANRVRLLAVATQARLPEFPAVPTFAELGYPALDFANWTGVIASSQMPAPLVEKIHAVLRKVAANPAVRASVANAGFEPMADRTPAQARDELREEFTRNAGIVKRYDIRLN; encoded by the coding sequence ATGCCGCGCCTCATGCATCTCGCCGCCCTGCTCGTCGCCGCCGCGTCGGCGCTGGGCTCGCCCTGGACCCATGCCTACACCGACAAGCCGGTGAAGATGATCGTCCCCGCGCCGCCCGGCGGCACCATCGACGTGCTCGCGCGCATCGTGGGCGACCAGCTCGCGCGCGACATCGGCCAGCCGGTGGTGGTCGAGAACAGGCCGGGCGCCGGCGGGGCGATCGCCGTGAAGTACCTGCTGTCCCAGCCGGCCGACGGCCAGACGCTGATGATGACCGCGAGCAACGTGCTCACCGAGGTACCGCACGTGCTCAGGGGCGGCTTCGATCCGCTCAAGGACGTGCAGCCGGTCGCGCTGATGGCGCGCTCCTCGCTGCTGCTGATCGCCTCGCCGCAATTCCCGGCCAGGGACGCGAAGGAGGTGATCGCCTATGTGAAGGCCCATCCGGACCAGGTCTCCTATGCCTCCTACAGCGCCGGCACGGCTTCGCAGTACGCGGGCGCCATCCTCAACCAGGCGGCCGGGCTCGACATGCAGCATGTGCCCTACCCCGGTTCCGCGCCCGCGCTGGCGCAGGTCATGGGCGGCCAGGTGCCGCTGATGTTCGACGGCTCGGTCACGGCCCGGCCGCTGATCGCCGCCAACCGGGTGCGGCTGCTGGCGGTCGCGACCCAGGCCCGGCTGCCCGAATTTCCCGCCGTGCCCACCTTCGCCGAACTCGGCTACCCGGCGCTCGACTTCGCCAACTGGACCGGCGTGATCGCGTCCTCGCAGATGCCGGCGCCGCTGGTCGAGAAGATCCACGCGGTGCTGCGCAAGGTCGCGGCCAACCCGGCGGTGCGTGCGAGCGTGGCCAACGCCGGCTTCGAGCCGATGGCCGACCGCACCCCCGCGCAGGCCCGCGACGAACTGCGCGAGGAGTTCACCCGCAACGCCGGCATCGTCAAGCGCTACGACATCCGCCTGAACTGA
- a CDS encoding 3-keto-5-aminohexanoate cleavage protein: MNFLDGHLFPENQQPLIITAAPYAPSWLPSDFPGEIAVTMDEQIQKAVDCYEAGATVLHLHVRELDGKGSKRLSKFNELIAGVRARVPEMIIQVGGSISFAPESEGAAAKWLSDDTRHMLAELDPKPDQVTVTVNTSQMNILEQFDLRDIRGTSMEDPVVFNAYKEMTVPAQPGWAEEHIRRLTAAGIQSAFQCYNINSFESVERLMRRGVYKGPLVLNWVAIGGGMDAPNIYNLANFVRAVPDGAVLTVESSVLNVLPVNMMGIAMGLHVRCGTEDNLWNQSRTAKIGTAAQVEQLVRIAREFGRPIATAQQAREISQIGVFHDTVEETLRANGFAPNRNGGQQGFLRKAA; this comes from the coding sequence ATGAACTTCCTCGACGGTCACCTGTTCCCCGAAAACCAGCAGCCGCTGATCATCACCGCCGCCCCCTACGCGCCGTCCTGGCTGCCTTCGGACTTTCCCGGCGAGATCGCCGTGACGATGGACGAGCAGATCCAGAAGGCGGTGGACTGCTACGAAGCCGGCGCCACCGTGCTGCACCTGCATGTGCGCGAACTCGACGGCAAGGGCTCCAAGCGCCTGTCCAAGTTCAACGAGCTGATCGCCGGCGTGCGGGCGCGCGTGCCCGAGATGATCATCCAGGTCGGCGGCTCGATCTCGTTCGCGCCCGAGAGCGAAGGAGCGGCCGCCAAGTGGCTGTCGGACGACACGCGCCACATGCTGGCCGAGCTCGACCCCAAGCCGGACCAGGTCACGGTGACGGTCAACACCTCGCAGATGAACATCCTCGAGCAGTTCGACCTGCGCGACATCCGCGGCACCTCGATGGAGGACCCGGTCGTCTTCAATGCCTACAAGGAGATGACGGTGCCGGCGCAACCGGGCTGGGCCGAGGAGCACATCCGCCGCCTGACGGCCGCGGGCATCCAGAGCGCCTTCCAGTGCTACAACATCAACAGCTTCGAGTCGGTCGAGCGGCTGATGCGCCGCGGCGTCTACAAGGGTCCGCTGGTGCTCAACTGGGTCGCGATCGGCGGCGGCATGGACGCGCCGAACATCTACAACCTCGCCAACTTCGTGCGCGCGGTGCCCGACGGCGCGGTGCTCACGGTGGAGAGCTCGGTGCTCAACGTGCTGCCGGTCAACATGATGGGCATCGCCATGGGCCTGCACGTGCGCTGCGGCACCGAGGACAACCTCTGGAACCAGTCGCGCACCGCCAAGATCGGCACCGCCGCGCAGGTCGAGCAGCTGGTGCGCATCGCGCGCGAATTCGGCCGCCCGATCGCCACCGCGCAACAGGCGCGCGAGATCTCGCAGATCGGCGTTTTCCACGACACGGTGGAAGAGACGCTGCGGGCCAACGGCTTCGCGCCCAACCGCAACGGCGGCCAGCAGGGCTTCCTGCGCAAGGCCGCCTGA
- a CDS encoding TauD/TfdA family dioxygenase, translating to MRIEALTCAIGAQLSGVSLADAARDDGLFEEIRALLLRHKVLFLRDQKISRAEHVAFARRFGELEDHPVAGSDPEHPGLVRIYKTPDAPNDRYENSWHSDASWREAPPMGCVLRCVECPPVGGDTMWANMALAYERLPEQVKELIAPLRARHGIECTFGAAMPIAQRLALKARYPDAEHPVVRIHPETGERVLYVNGFTTHFTNFHTPANVRYGQDFTQGASALLQYLINQAAIPEYQVRWRWQPDSVAIWDNRATQHYAVMDYPPCHRKMERAGIVGTPTA from the coding sequence ATGCGCATCGAAGCGTTGACCTGCGCCATCGGCGCCCAGCTCAGCGGCGTCAGCCTGGCCGACGCGGCCCGGGACGATGGCCTGTTCGAGGAAATCCGGGCGCTGCTGCTGCGGCACAAGGTGCTGTTCCTGCGCGACCAGAAGATCAGCCGGGCCGAGCACGTGGCCTTCGCGCGGCGCTTCGGCGAACTGGAGGACCATCCGGTCGCCGGCAGCGACCCGGAGCACCCGGGGCTGGTGCGCATCTACAAGACGCCGGACGCGCCCAACGACCGCTACGAGAACAGCTGGCATTCCGACGCCAGCTGGCGCGAGGCACCGCCGATGGGCTGCGTGCTGCGCTGCGTCGAGTGCCCGCCCGTCGGCGGCGACACGATGTGGGCCAACATGGCGCTGGCCTACGAGCGCCTGCCCGAGCAGGTGAAGGAGCTGATCGCGCCGCTGCGCGCCCGCCACGGCATCGAGTGCACCTTCGGCGCGGCGATGCCGATCGCGCAGCGCCTCGCGCTCAAGGCCCGCTATCCCGATGCGGAGCACCCGGTGGTGCGCATCCATCCCGAGACCGGCGAGCGGGTGCTGTACGTCAACGGCTTCACGACGCACTTCACCAACTTCCACACGCCCGCCAACGTGCGCTACGGCCAGGACTTCACGCAGGGCGCGTCGGCGCTGCTGCAGTACCTGATCAACCAGGCCGCCATCCCCGAGTACCAGGTGCGCTGGCGCTGGCAGCCCGACAGCGTGGCGATCTGGGACAACCGCGCCACGCAGCACTACGCGGTGATGGACTACCCGCCCTGCCACCGCAAGATGGAACGCGCCGGCATCGTCGGCACGCCGACCGCCTGA
- a CDS encoding AraC family transcriptional regulator has product MTALVRAAALTNFSELAQELGHDPGAALRRAGLRARMLREPDQLIEADRVARLFEDAARDTGCESFGLRIAARRQLSNFGVLSLLLMHQPTLRQVLLTLIEHLHLLNERLAIQVEDVGKLVLLREELAVSVPARQSIELAIGVLYRMCAALLGDRWHPASVSFSHGPPADASFHRRFFQCPVEFDGSFNGLVCRAADLDVPNPGGDPVLAAYARKLIDTVPGERERAIDQEVRKAIYLMLPAGRATCKSVAQGLGLSMRTLQRQLDARELTFKQLVNDVRQELARRYVANGRHSLGEVAAMLGYSTHSAFTRWFGTQFGCSPEAWRATAR; this is encoded by the coding sequence ATGACGGCACTCGTGCGCGCGGCGGCGCTGACGAACTTCTCGGAGCTCGCGCAGGAGCTCGGCCACGACCCCGGCGCGGCGCTGCGCCGGGCTGGGCTGCGCGCCAGGATGCTGCGCGAGCCGGACCAGTTGATCGAGGCCGACCGCGTGGCCCGCCTGTTCGAGGACGCGGCGCGCGACACGGGCTGCGAGTCCTTCGGACTGCGCATCGCCGCTCGGCGCCAGCTATCGAACTTCGGTGTGCTGAGCCTGCTGCTGATGCACCAGCCGACCTTGCGCCAGGTGCTGCTCACGCTGATCGAGCATCTGCACCTGCTCAACGAAAGGCTGGCGATCCAGGTCGAGGACGTCGGCAAGCTGGTGCTGCTGCGCGAGGAGCTGGCCGTGTCGGTGCCGGCGCGGCAGTCGATCGAACTCGCGATCGGCGTGCTCTATCGGATGTGCGCGGCCTTGCTGGGCGACCGGTGGCATCCGGCCAGCGTGAGCTTCAGCCATGGGCCGCCGGCCGATGCGTCCTTTCATCGCCGCTTCTTCCAGTGCCCGGTCGAGTTCGACGGCAGCTTCAACGGACTGGTGTGCCGCGCGGCGGACCTCGACGTGCCCAATCCGGGCGGCGATCCGGTGCTGGCGGCCTATGCGCGCAAGCTGATCGACACCGTCCCCGGCGAGCGCGAGCGCGCGATCGACCAGGAGGTGCGCAAGGCCATCTACCTGATGCTGCCGGCGGGGCGGGCCACCTGCAAGTCGGTGGCGCAGGGCCTGGGGCTCAGCATGCGCACCTTGCAGCGCCAGCTCGATGCGCGTGAACTGACCTTCAAGCAGCTGGTCAACGACGTCCGCCAGGAACTCGCGCGGCGCTACGTGGCCAATGGCCGCCACAGCCTGGGCGAGGTGGCGGCGATGCTGGGCTACAGCACGCACAGTGCCTTCACCCGCTGGTTCGGCACCCAGTTCGGTTGTTCGCCCGAAGCCTGGCGTGCTACAGCTCGATGA
- a CDS encoding nuclear transport factor 2 family protein: MIELVDPSDSRAVRNKNNILGFYELVINQKKAEESVHRFVSAAYIQHNPLIGDGAQALGEFFGKLTRERVLARVVVHKIAAIGDHVWAHVEFLNLFNDDPEDRGIAGVDIYKMDADGKAVEHWDTLQPVGDPKNSVPWLAPNIQRANSNGMF, from the coding sequence ATGATCGAACTCGTCGACCCGAGCGACAGCCGCGCCGTGCGCAACAAGAACAACATCCTGGGCTTCTACGAACTGGTGATCAACCAGAAGAAGGCCGAAGAGTCGGTGCACCGCTTCGTCAGCGCCGCCTACATCCAGCACAACCCCCTGATCGGAGATGGCGCGCAGGCCCTGGGTGAATTCTTCGGCAAGCTCACCCGGGAGCGCGTGCTGGCCCGCGTCGTGGTCCACAAGATCGCCGCCATCGGCGACCACGTGTGGGCCCACGTGGAGTTCCTGAACCTGTTCAACGACGATCCCGAAGACCGCGGGATCGCCGGCGTCGACATCTACAAAATGGATGCCGACGGCAAGGCGGTCGAGCATTGGGACACGCTGCAGCCCGTGGGCGATCCGAAGAATTCGGTCCCCTGGCTCGCACCGAACATCCAGCGCGCCAATTCGAACGGCATGTTCTGA
- a CDS encoding App1 family protein, with protein MTLAPRRRTLLLAGAALAAGGLTPALAAEPLEPDEEALFMNGTARPTDDGRLEVDIHAWVYERERRWGLNAAFARYLGLNLKKLSPAAQLRFNQRTALFHAESEDGKVFDVEFDGSPGRKTMPPSGADGRVNVRQVIEVPRLSPAQQWLEFHAVTGPGELLHRFRGRALIVPAQGLSVISDIDDTIKRTQVRERREMLLNTFARRFEPAPHMAGWYRALAQAPDTRFHYLSASPIQLYPPLAEFVREAGFPPGSMHLRESTTWRTLIPGDEDSRAHKLGVIARLLADFPQRRFVLVGDSGEADPEIYARVLRDNPGRIDGIVIRDVTGEGRLSERYRATFEGIDPVLWHLIAPDTTAWPMQAQTQAAR; from the coding sequence ATGACGCTGGCGCCGCGCCGCCGCACGCTGCTGCTGGCCGGCGCGGCGCTGGCGGCCGGCGGCCTCACGCCTGCGCTGGCGGCCGAGCCGCTGGAGCCCGACGAGGAGGCGCTGTTCATGAACGGCACCGCGCGGCCCACCGACGACGGCCGGCTCGAGGTCGACATCCACGCCTGGGTCTACGAGCGCGAGCGCCGCTGGGGGCTCAATGCCGCGTTCGCTCGCTACCTCGGGCTCAATCTCAAGAAGCTCTCGCCGGCCGCGCAGCTGCGTTTCAACCAGCGCACCGCGCTGTTCCATGCCGAGTCGGAAGACGGCAAGGTGTTCGACGTGGAGTTCGATGGCAGCCCCGGGCGCAAGACCATGCCGCCCTCCGGCGCCGACGGCCGCGTCAACGTGCGGCAGGTGATCGAGGTGCCGCGGCTGTCGCCCGCGCAGCAGTGGCTCGAGTTCCACGCGGTCACCGGCCCCGGCGAGCTGCTGCACCGCTTCCGCGGCCGCGCGCTGATCGTGCCGGCGCAGGGCCTGTCGGTGATCTCGGACATCGACGACACCATCAAGCGCACCCAGGTGCGCGAGCGGCGCGAGATGCTGCTCAACACCTTCGCGCGCCGCTTCGAGCCCGCGCCGCACATGGCCGGCTGGTACCGCGCGCTCGCGCAGGCGCCCGACACGCGCTTCCACTACCTGTCGGCCAGCCCGATCCAGCTCTATCCGCCGCTCGCGGAGTTCGTGCGCGAGGCGGGCTTTCCGCCCGGCAGCATGCACCTGCGCGAGAGCACGACCTGGCGCACGCTGATCCCGGGCGACGAGGATTCGCGCGCCCACAAGCTCGGCGTGATCGCGCGCCTGCTGGCCGACTTCCCGCAGCGCCGCTTCGTGCTGGTCGGCGATTCGGGCGAGGCCGATCCCGAGATCTACGCCAGGGTGTTGCGCGACAACCCCGGGCGCATCGACGGCATCGTGATCCGCGACGTCACCGGCGAAGGCCGGCTGTCGGAACGCTACCGCGCCACCTTCGAGGGCATCGATCCGGTGCTGTGGCACCTCATCGCGCCCGATACGACGGCGTGGCCGATGCAGGCCCAGACCCAGGCCGCGCGCTGA
- a CDS encoding dihydrofolate reductase → MNLNLIFARAANGVIGAGNTIPWHLPEDMAHFKARTLGAPVIMGRKTWDSLPPRFRPLPGRRNIVVTRQAGWQAEGAQRAGSLREALEVCERLEAPDVWVIGGAQIYAEAEPFARRALVTEIARDYEGDAFAPVLDASAWRETQRESHVSAKDGLAFSFVTYERVTAGA, encoded by the coding sequence ATGAACCTCAATCTCATCTTCGCCCGCGCCGCCAACGGCGTCATCGGCGCCGGCAACACCATCCCCTGGCACCTGCCCGAGGACATGGCGCACTTCAAGGCGCGCACGCTGGGCGCGCCGGTGATCATGGGCCGCAAGACCTGGGACTCGCTGCCGCCGCGCTTCCGGCCGCTGCCGGGGCGCCGCAACATCGTGGTCACGCGCCAGGCCGGCTGGCAGGCCGAGGGCGCGCAGCGCGCGGGCAGCCTGCGCGAGGCGCTCGAGGTCTGCGAGCGGCTCGAGGCGCCCGATGTCTGGGTCATCGGCGGCGCGCAGATCTACGCCGAGGCCGAGCCCTTCGCCCGGCGCGCGCTGGTCACCGAGATCGCACGCGACTACGAGGGCGATGCCTTCGCGCCGGTGCTCGACGCCAGCGCCTGGCGCGAGACGCAGCGCGAGTCGCACGTGTCGGCCAAGGACGGCCTGGCCTTCAGCTTCGTGACGTACGAGCGCGTCACGGCCGGCGCATGA